From the genome of Anaeromicrobium sediminis, one region includes:
- the spoIIAA gene encoding anti-sigma F factor antagonist yields MQTSIEMINNNLVVALDGELDHHTAKEVREEIDKAINRENAKNIVFDFKKVRFMDSSGIGVVIGRFKKIKEYGGQAGVINLNDRVHKIFKMSGLLNIIKYYETKEEALENL; encoded by the coding sequence TTGCAAACTAGTATAGAAATGATAAACAATAACTTAGTAGTGGCTTTAGATGGTGAATTAGACCATCATACAGCAAAGGAAGTTAGGGAGGAAATTGATAAAGCTATAAATAGAGAAAATGCAAAAAATATAGTATTTGACTTTAAAAAAGTAAGGTTCATGGATAGTTCTGGTATTGGAGTAGTAATAGGGCGTTTTAAGAAAATAAAAGAATATGGAGGACAAGCTGGTGTCATAAACTTAAATGATAGAGTGCATAAAATTTTTAAGATGTCAGGACTTTTAAATATAATAAAATACTATGAAACTAAAGAAGAAGCCTTAGAAAACTTATAA
- the spoIIAB gene encoding anti-sigma F factor: MRLEILSKSQNESFARVVVAAFVAQLDPTLEELADIKTAVSEAVTNSIIHGYLEELGKIVIECGIMGETLEVTIEDFGKGIENIEQAREPLFTSKPELERSGMGFTVMETFMDYVEIDSQIGRGTKIRMSKEIKSSRD; this comes from the coding sequence ATGAGACTAGAAATATTAAGTAAATCCCAAAATGAATCCTTTGCTAGAGTAGTAGTAGCTGCTTTTGTAGCACAACTTGATCCTACTCTAGAGGAGTTAGCAGACATTAAAACTGCCGTGTCAGAAGCTGTTACAAATTCCATAATTCATGGATATTTAGAGGAATTAGGAAAAATAGTAATAGAATGTGGCATAATGGGAGAAACTTTAGAAGTGACAATAGAGGATTTTGGAAAAGGTATTGAAAATATAGAACAAGCTAGAGAACCCCTTTTTACTTCCAAACCTGAGCTTGAAAGATCTGGTATGGGATTTACAGTTATGGAAACATTTATGGATTATGTTGAGATTGACTCCCAAATTGGAAGAGGCACAAAAATAAGGATGTCAAAAGAAATAAAAAGTTCTCGAGATTAA